The genomic interval TGGCCATTCAGCTCCTTTCCATAATGGAACTAACGATGAAATGATTGGATTGTCTCGATCAAGCTTTACCTTTAAAACAACAGACTGTCCATTCTGTAAAGAGCATAAATAAACATACACTTCCATATGTGCTTCAAAATCCGTTCCATGTAGTTCAGCTAGAAAGTCAAAGTGTAAGTGCTGCTTCAACACTTGTGCGATATCCATATAGGTGTGTGGTTTGGCTAAAATGGTTGGCACGTCTTTTGATAATCTATTAATATAGTATTCTTCAAATGAATCTGCACCTACCTGTCTTTCAATCACCTGTATATAGTGTTGAAGAAACGGCTCATTCGGTGATGGTTCAACACTTGCTTCTTCTTCTTTTGTCTCAGTTGAAGCGGCTTTTACTTTAGCCTTTGCAGCAGCGGCAGCCTTCGCTTTGGCGGCGGCAGCGGCTTTCTTCTTAGCCAGTTCTAAATCCTGCCCGCTTTCTGATGCTTGCCTTTCTTTCTCTTGCCTTCTTTTGATAGCTGCTGCTTTCGCTTTTTCTGCGGCTTCTTTTTTTAACCGGGTTAGTTCGTTCTCATCCATTTACATCACTCGCTTCCCCGTTTTGGCTTCATAGCGAATCTTTTCTTTTAGCTTATGGATACCATAAATGAGTGCTGCTGGATTCGGTGGGCAACCTGGAATGTACACATCCACCGGAACAATTTGATCGACGCCTTTGACGACGGAGTAGGAATATACATAAGGTCCGCCAGCTGTTGCACAGGAGCCCATCGCAATGACCCATTTCGGCTCAGGCATTTGATCATACAACCTTCTTAAAATGGGAGCCATTTTTTTCGTTACCGTCCCTGACACAATCATGACATCTGATTGACGAGGCGAGGTACGAAAGAAAGAACCGAAGCGATCCAGATCATAGTGCGATGAACCAACACCCATCATTTCAATAGCACAGCACGCTAACCCAAACGTCATCGGCCACAAGGAGTTGCTTCTTGCCCAGCCTTTAAGCTGTTCAAGCGTAGATAAAAAAACACTTTGGCGAAGCTCATGTAATTCAGCATCCGTAACACCTGGCACATTCATTTCCATGTCAACACC from Peribacillus asahii carries:
- a CDS encoding NADH-quinone oxidoreductase subunit C, coding for MDENELTRLKKEAAEKAKAAAIKRRQEKERQASESGQDLELAKKKAAAAAKAKAAAAAKAKVKAASTETKEEEASVEPSPNEPFLQHYIQVIERQVGADSFEEYYINRLSKDVPTILAKPHTYMDIAQVLKQHLHFDFLAELHGTDFEAHMEVYVYLCSLQNGQSVVLKVKLDRDNPIISSLVPLWKGAEWPECETYDLLGIQFSGHPNLKRILLGEDWIGYPLRKDYKPHDEEV
- a CDS encoding NuoB/complex I 20 kDa subunit family protein: MEMNVPGVTDAELHELRQSVFLSTLEQLKGWARSNSLWPMTFGLACCAIEMMGVGSSHYDLDRFGSFFRTSPRQSDVMIVSGTVTKKMAPILRRLYDQMPEPKWVIAMGSCATAGGPYVYSYSVVKGVDQIVPVDVYIPGCPPNPAALIYGIHKLKEKIRYEAKTGKRVM